Proteins encoded in a region of the Epinephelus lanceolatus isolate andai-2023 chromosome 20, ASM4190304v1, whole genome shotgun sequence genome:
- the LOC117264745 gene encoding myosin-6-like isoform X2, producing the protein MSGDALMAEFGSAASFLRKSEKERLEAQTRPFDIKRQCFVPDPEVEYVKATVTTRDGGKVTVETEFGKTVTHKEEDIHPQNPPKFDKIEDMAMFTFLHEPAVLFNLKERYAAWMIYTYSGLFCVTVNPYKWLPVYDQAVVNAYRGKKRSEAPPHIYSISDNAYQYMLADRENQSILITGESGAGKTVNTKRVIQYFASIAAVSGKKDAAQEKKGTLEDQIIQANPALEAFGNAKTIRNDNSSRFGKFIRIHFGVSGKLASADIETYLLEKSRVTYQLKAERDYHIFYQILSQQKPELLEMLLITNNPYDYSYISQGETTVASINDAEELMATDEAFDVLGFTQEEKNGIYKLTGAIMHYGNMKFKQKQREEQAEPDGTEDTDKVAYLMGLNSADLIKGLCHPRVKVGNEWVTKGQNVQQVNYSIGALAKSVYEKMFLWMVVRINQSLDTKQPRQYFIGVLDIAGFEIFDFNTFEQLCINYTNEKLQQFFNHHMFVLEQEEYKKEGIVWEFIDFGMDLAACIELIEKPMGIMSILEEECMFPKASDATFKAKLYDNHLGKSPNFQKPRVVKGKAEAHFSLVHYAGTVDYNISNWLVKNKDPLNETVVGLYQKSNLKLLAVLFAGYAGADSDAGGKGKGGKKKGSSFQTVSALHRENLNKLMTNLRSTHPHFVRCIIPNETKTPGAMENPLVMHQLRCNGVLEGIRICRKGFPNRVQYGDFKQRYRILNPNAIPEGQFIDNKKAAEKLLGSLDIDHEQYKLGHTKVFFKAGLLGVLEEMRDDRLALIITGIQARSRGLLARVEFQKIVERRDALLVIQWNVRAFMGVKNWPWMKMYFKIKPLLKSAETEKEMANMKEEFLKLKEAYAKSEARRKELEEKMVSILQEKNDLQLNIQTEQDNLADAEERCEGLIKSKIQLEAKSKELSERLEDEEELNAELTAKKRKLEDECSELKKDIDDLELSLAKVEKEKHATENKVKNLSEEMAALDEIIAKLTKEKKALQESHQQTLDDLQSEEDKVNSLTKAKIKLEQQVDDLEGSLEQEKKVRMDLERAKRKLEGDLKLTQENLMDLENDKQQLEEKLKKKDFEISQHLSKIEDEQAMSAQLQKKLKELQARIEELEEELEAERAARAKVEKQRADLARELEEISERLEEAGGATAAQIEMNKKREAEFQRMRRDLEEATLQHEATAAALRKKNADSVADLGEQLDNLQRVKQKLEKEKSELRLELDDVVSNMEQITKAKTNLEKMCRSLEDQMHEYKTKSEEGQRTINDFTMQKAKLQTENGELSRQLEEKDSLVSQLTRGKQSYTQQLEDLKRQLEEEVKAKNALAHAVQSARHDCDLLREQYEEEQEAKAELQRSMSKANSEVAQWRTKYETDAIQRTEELEEAKKKLAQRLQDAEEAVEAANAKCSSLEKTKHRLQGEIEDLMVDVERSNAAAAALDKKQRNFDKVLAEWKQKYEESQTELEGTQKEARSLSTELFKLKNSYEESLERLETMKRENKNLQEEISDLTEQLGEGGKSIHELEKNRKQLEQEKAEIQSALEEAEGSLEHEESKILRAQLEFNQLKADIERKLAEKDEEIEQAKRNHQRVVDTLQSSLEAETRSRNEALRVKKKMEGDLNEMEIQLSMANRQAAEAQKQLKGIHAHMKDAQLQLDDALRANDDLKENIAIVERRNNLLQAELDELRSVVEQTERGRKLAEQELLDVSERVQLLHSQNTSLLNHKKKLESDTAQLQNEVEEAVQECRNAEEKAKKAITDAAMMAEELKKEQDTSAHLERMKKNMEQTIKDLQHRLDEAEQIAMKGGKKQIQKLEARVRELENEVDIEQKRSSDSVKGIRKYERRIKELTYQTEEDKKNLNRLQDLVDKLQLKVKSYKRTAEEAEEQSNTNLGKLRKLQHELEEAEERADIAESQVNKLRAKSRDTGAKKALDE; encoded by the exons ATGTCAGGTGACGCCCTCATGGCAGAGTTTGGGTCTGCCGCTTCCTTCCTGAGAAAGTCAGAGAAGGAGCGTCTGGAGGCCCAAACTCGACCCTTCGACATAAAGAGGCAATGTTTTGTGCCCGACCCTGAGGTGGAGTATGTTAAAGCCACAGTCACCACCAGAGATGGCGGCAAAGTCACTGTTGAAACTGAGTTTGGAAAA ACTGTAACCCATAAGGAGGAAGACATCCACCCTCAGAACCCGCCAAAGTTTGATAAAATTGAGGACATGGCGATGTTCACCTTCCTCCATGAACCTGCCGTGTTGTTTAACCTCAAAGAGCGTTACGCAGCATGGATGATCTAC ACCTACTCAGGGCTGTTCTGTGTGACTGTCAACCCCTACAAGTGGCTGCCAGTGTACGATCAGGCGGTGGTCAACGCCTacagaggaaagaagaggagtGAAGCTCCTCCTCACATCTACTCCATCTCTGACAACGCCTACCAGTACATGCTGGCAG ACAGAGAAAACCAGTCCATCCTTATCAC TGGAGAATCTGGTGCAGGAAAGACTGTGAACACCAAGAGAGTCATCCAATACTTTGCCAGCATTGCAGCTGTTTCTGGCAAGAAGGATGCTGCTCAGGAGAAAAAG GGCACCCTGGAGGATCAAATCATCCAGGCCAACCCTGCTCTGGAGGCCTTCGGAAATGCCAAGACCATCAGAAATGACAACTCCTCCAGATTT GGTAAATTTATTCGAATCCACTTTGGTGTCAGTGGAAAGTTGGCTTCTGCTGACATTGAGACAT ATCTGCTGGAGAAATCCCGCGTCACTTATCAGCTCAAGGCTGAAAGAGACTACCACATCTTCTACCAGATCCTGTCCCAGCAGAAACCTGAGCTGTTGG aAATGCTGCTAATCACCAACAACCCATATGACTACTCCTACATCTCCCAAGGAGAGACAACCGTAGCCTCCATTAATGATGCAGAGGAGCTGATGGCTACTGAT GAAGCATTTGATGTCCTGGGCTTCACCCAAGAGGAGAAGAATGGCATCTACAAGCTGACTGGTGCCATTATGCATTATGGGAACATGAAGTTCAAACAGAAGCAGAGGGAAGAGCAAGCAGAGCCTGACGGCACAGAGG ATACAGACAAAGTTGCGTATCTGATGGGCTTGAACTCTGCTGACCTCATCAAGGGCCTGTGTCACCCCAGAGTGAAAGTAGGCAATGAGTGGGTCACCAAAGGTCAAAATGTGCAGCAA GTGAACTACTCTATCGGTGCACTGGCCAAGTCAGTGTATGAGAAAATGTTCTTGTGGATGGTGGTGAGAATCAACCAGTCTCTGGATACCAAGCAACCTCGCCAGTACTTCATCGGTGTGCTAGATATTGCTGGATTTGAGATCTTTGAT TTCAACACTTTTGAGCAACTGTGCATCAACTATACGAATGAGAAGCTACAGCAGTTCTTCAACCACCACATGTTTGTGCTGGAACAAGAAGAGTACAAGAAAGAGGGCATTGTGTGGGAGTTCATTGACTTTGGTATGGACTTGGCGGCCTGCATTGAACTCATTGAAAAG CCCATGGGCATCATGTCCATCCTCGAAGAGGAGTGCATGTTCCCCAAAGCCAGTGACGCAACATTTAAAGCCAAACTGTATGACAACCATCTGGGTAAAAGTCCCAACTTCCAAAAGCCCAGGGTTGTTAAGGGGAAAGCAGAAGCTCATTTCTCCCTGGTTCACTACGCTGGTACTGTTGATTATAATATCAGTAACTGGCTGGTGAAGAACAAGGACCCACTGAATGAGACTGTGGTTGGACTATATCAGAAGTCCAACCTGAAGTTACTGGCTGTCCTTTTTGCTGGGTATGCTGGTGCAGATTCAG ATGCTGGAGGCAAGGgaaagggaggaaagaagaaaggGTCTTCCTTCCAGACTGTGTCTGCACTGCACAGg GAGAACTTGAACAAACTGATGACCAATCTCAGGTCAACTCACCCACACTTTGTACGCTGCATCATCCCCAATGAGACCAAGACTCCTGGGGCAATGGAGAATCCTCTTGTCATGCACCAGCTACGCTGTAACGGTGTGCTGGAAGGCATCAGGATCTGCAGGAAGGGATTCCCCAACAGGGTCCAGTATGGAGACTTCAAGCAGAG GTATCGCATCCTGAACCCTAATGCTATCCCTGAGGGACAGTTCATTGACAATaagaaagcagcagaaaaacTTTTGGGCTCTTTGGACATTGACCATGAACAGTATAAACTGGGACACACAAAG GTGTTCTTCAAAGCTGGTCTGCTGGGTGTTCTTGAGGAGATGAGAGACGATCGTCTTGCTCTCATCATCACTGGAATTCAAGCGAGGTCTAGAGGACTGCTCGCCAGAGTTGAGTTCCAGAAAATTGTTGAGCGCAG GGATGCCTTACTGGTGATCCAGTGGAATGTGCGTGCCTTCATGGGGGTCAAGAATTGGCCCTGGATGAAGATGTACTTCAAGATCAAACCTTTGCTGAAATCAGCTGAGACTGAGAAGGAGATGGCAAACATGAAGGAGGAGTTTCTGAAGCTTAAAGAGGCTTATGCTAAATCTGAGGCCCGCAGGAAAGAACTGGAGGAAAAAATGGTCAGCATTCTCCAAGAGAAGAATGATCTGCAACTCAACATTCAAACT GAACAAGACAATCTTGCAGATGCTGAGGAGCGCTGTGAGGGTCTGATCAAGAGTAAGATCCAGCTCGAGGCCAAATCCAAAGAGCTATCAGAGAGACtagaagatgaagaggagttGAACGCAGAGCTGACTGCCAAGAAAAGAAAGCTGGAGGACGAGTGTTCAGAACTCAAGAAGGACATCGATGATCTGGAGCTGAGTCTGGCTAAAGTGGAAAAGGAAAAGCACGCCACTGAGAACAAg GTTAAAAACCTGTCTGAAGAGATGGCAGCTTTGGATGAAATCATTGCTAAGCTGACTAAAGAGAAGAAAGCTCTTCAGGAGTCCCATCAGCAAACACTGGACGACCTGCAGAGTGAGGAGGACAAAGTCAACTCCCTGACAAAGGCCAAAATTAAGCTGGAACAGCAAGTCGATGAC CTTGAAGGATCACTGGAGCAAGAGAAGAAAGTGAGGATGGATCTGGAAAGAGCCAAGAGAAAACTGGAAGGGGACTTAAAGTTAACCCAAGAAAATCTGATGGATCTGGAGAATGACAAGCAGCAGCTGGAAGAAAAACTCAAAAA GAAAGATTTTGAAATCAGCCAGCATCTAAGTAAGATTGAGGATGAACAGGCCATGTCTGCTCAACTCCAGAAGAAACTGAAGGAGCTACAG GCTCGCATTGAAGAGCTGGAGGAAGAACTGGAAGCGGAGCGAGCTGCTCGAGCCAAAGTGGAGAAACAGAGGGCTGACTTGGCCAGAGAGCTGGAGGAGATCAGCGAGAGGCTGGAGGAGGCCGGAGGAGCCACTGCTGCCCAGATCGAGATGAACAAGAAGAGGGAGGCTGAGTTTCAGAGAATGCGCAGAGACCTTGAAGAGGCCACTCTACAGCATgaagccactgctgctgcactcAGAAAGAAGAATGCAGACAGCGTGGCTGACCTGGGAGAACAGCTTGACAACCTGCAAAGAGTCAAGCAGAAgctggagaaagaaaagagcGAGCTCAGGCTGGAGCTGGATGATGTGGTGTCCAACATGGAGCAGATTACCAAAGCTAAA ACCAACCTGGAGAAAATGTGTCGCTCTCTGGAGGATCAAATGCATGAATACAAGACGAAGTCGGAAGAAGGCCAACGTACCATCAATGACTTCACAATGCAAAAAGCAAAGCTCCAAACTGAAAATG GTGAGCTTTCCAGGCAGCTGGAAGAAAAGGACTCACTGGTCTCTCAGCTGACCAGAGGGAAGCAGTCTTACACTCAGCAGCTTGAAGACCTTAAGagacagctggaggaggaagtAAAG gCAAAGAATGCACTTGCCCATGCAGTGCAGTCTGCTCGCCATGACTGTGATTTGCTGAGGGAGCAGtatgaggaggaacaggaggccAAAGCTGAGCTCCAGCGCAGCATGTCCAAGGCAAACTCTGAGGTGGCTCAGTGGAGAACCAAGTACGAAACTGATGCTATTCAAAGAACAGAGGAGCTGGAAGAAGCAAA gAAAAAGCTTGCTCAACGGTTACAGGATGCAGAAGAAGCTGTTGAAGCTGCCAATGCTAAATGTTCCTCCCTGGAGAAAACCAAACATAGGCTTCAGGGTGAGATTGAAGATCTCATGGTGGATGTGGAAAGAtctaatgctgctgctgcagctctggaCAAGAAACAAAGAAACTTTGACAAG GTCCTGGCTGAGTGGAAGCAGAAGTATGAGGAGTCTCAGACTGAGCTGGAAGGAACCCAGAAAGAGGCTCGGTCTCTGAGCACTGAGCTCTTCAAACTGAAGAACTCTTATGAAGAGTCTCTGGAGCGTCTGGAGACcatgaaaagagaaaacaagaatCTCCAAG AGGAAATTTCTGACCTGACTGAGCAACTTGGTGAGGGAGGAAAGAGCATCCACGAGCTGGAGAAGAACCGTAAACAGCTGGAGCAGGAGAAGGCTGAGATACAATCTGCTCTGGAGGAAGCTGAA GGTTCCCTTGAGCACGAGGAGAGTAAGATCCTCCGAGCACAGCTTGAGTTCAACCAGCTGAAGGCTGACATCGAGCGGAAGCTGGCTGAGAAGGACGAGGAGATAGAGCAGGCCAAGCGTAACCATCAGAGAGTGGTGGACACTCTGCAGAGCTCGCTGGAGGCTGAGACTCGCAGCAGAAACGAGGCTCTCAGGGTGAAAAAGAAGATGGAAGGCGATCTCAATGAGATGGAGATCCAGCTGAGCATGGCAAACAGGCAGGCGGCAGAGGCTCAGAAGCAGCTCAAGGGAATCCATGCTCACATGAAG GATGCACAGCTCCAGCTTGATGATGCTCTCCGTGCCAACGATGATCTGAAGGAGAACATTGCCATTGTGGAGAGACGTAACAACCTGCTGCAGGCTGAACTCGATGAGCTGAGGTCTGTGGTGGAGCAGACTGAGAGAGGTCGTAAACTGGctgagcaggagctgctggaTGTCAGTGAGAGAGTTCAGCTGCTGCACTCTCAG AACACCAGCCTGCTGAACCATAAAAAGAAGCTTGAGAGCGACACAGCTCAGCTTCAGAATGAGGTAGAGGAGGCAGTGCAGGAGTGCAGGAATGCTGAGGAGAAGGCGAAGAAGGCCATTACCGATGCCGCCATGATGGCAGAGGAGCTAAAGAAGGAGCAGGACACCAGCGCTCACCTGGAGCGTAtgaagaaaaacatggaacaaacCATCAAAGACCTGCAGCACCGTCTGGATGAAGCTGAGCAGATAGCCATGAAAGGTGGCAAGAAGCAGATCCAGAAGCTGGAGGCTAGG GTGAGAGAGTTGGAAAATGAGGTGGACATAGAGCAAAAGAGAAGCAGCGACTCAGTGAAAGGTATCCGCAAGTACGAGAGGCGCATCAAGGAGCTCACCTACCAG ACGGAGGAGGACAAAAAGAATCTGAACCGTCTGCAGGACCTGGTGGATAAGCTGCAGCTGAAAGTCAAATCATACAAGAGAACTGCAGAGGAGGCT GAGGAACAGTCCAATACAAATCTGGGCAAGCTGCGCAAGTTACAGCATGAGCTCGAGGAAGCAGAGGAGAGGGCCGACATCGCAGAGTCTCAGGTCAACAAGCTGAGAGCAAAGAGCCGTGACACTGGTGCTAAG AAAGCACTTGATGAGTGA